The Streptomyces sp. NBC_01244 genome contains a region encoding:
- a CDS encoding PaaI family thioesterase has protein sequence MSGRNTALTPPADATAPVRHPDAPAPGELLGAHYEHCFGCGGGQPHGLHLEARAGEGVRVSAEFTVKAAHQGAPGLAHGGVLATALDETLGSLNWLLRVIAVTGRLETDFVRPVPVDTVLYLEAEVTAVAGRKIYSSAVGRIGGPQGPVALRADALFIEVKVDHFIDNGRPEEIRAAMADPDQVRRARAFEVNP, from the coding sequence GTGAGTGGACGAAACACAGCGTTGACGCCCCCCGCCGATGCCACGGCGCCGGTGCGGCACCCCGATGCCCCGGCCCCCGGCGAACTGCTCGGCGCGCACTACGAGCACTGTTTCGGCTGCGGCGGCGGCCAGCCGCACGGACTCCACCTGGAGGCCCGTGCGGGGGAGGGCGTGCGCGTCAGCGCCGAGTTCACCGTCAAGGCGGCCCACCAGGGTGCGCCCGGCCTCGCGCACGGAGGCGTCCTCGCCACCGCGCTCGACGAGACCCTGGGCTCCCTGAACTGGCTGCTGCGCGTCATCGCCGTCACCGGCCGGCTGGAGACGGACTTCGTCCGGCCCGTGCCCGTGGACACGGTGCTGTACCTGGAGGCCGAGGTCACCGCCGTCGCCGGCCGGAAGATCTACTCCAGCGCGGTCGGCCGAATAGGCGGACCGCAGGGGCCGGTCGCACTGCGCGCCGACGCCCTCTTCATCGAAGTGAAGGTCGACCACTTCATCGACAACGGACGGCCCGAGGAGATCCGGGCGGCGATGGCCGACCCGGACCAGGTCAGGCGCGCACGCGCCTTCGAGGTGAACCCCTGA
- a CDS encoding MFS transporter: MPSPYRAIFAAPGSRGFSAAGLIGRLPLSMVGIGILTMISELTGRYSLAGALTATLALSAAAMGPQVSRLVDQYGQRRVLRPASLLAVLAVSGLLLCAANHAPDWTLFVFAALAGCVPSVGAMIRARWTAIYRDSPRELHTAYSLESVLDEVCFIFGPILAIGLSTTWFPEAGPLVAAVCLLVGVWWLTAQRATEPAPHPRGEDADRASALRSPGLQVLVATFVATGAIFGSIDVVTLAFAEEQGHKAWASFILAVWAVGSCLAGIVFGLLHLKGKAERRWVLGICAMAVSMIPLLLAGNLPFLAVALFVSGLAIAPTMITTMALIEAHVPRAKLTEGMTWTGTGLAVGVALGSSVAGWVIDAAGAKTGYVVSISAGAAAAAVAFAGYRRLTRPAQGEEPSNDGDDGDNRQQRDTDRRVA, from the coding sequence TTGCCCAGTCCCTACCGCGCGATCTTCGCCGCCCCCGGGAGCCGGGGCTTCAGCGCGGCCGGCCTCATAGGCCGGCTGCCGCTCTCCATGGTCGGCATCGGCATCCTGACGATGATCTCCGAGCTCACCGGCCGGTACTCGCTGGCCGGCGCCCTCACCGCCACCCTCGCGCTCTCCGCCGCCGCGATGGGCCCGCAGGTCTCGCGCCTGGTCGACCAGTACGGCCAGCGCCGCGTCCTGCGCCCGGCGAGCCTGCTCGCGGTCCTCGCCGTCTCCGGGCTGCTGCTGTGCGCGGCCAACCACGCGCCCGACTGGACGCTGTTCGTCTTCGCCGCGCTCGCGGGCTGCGTACCCAGCGTGGGCGCGATGATCCGGGCCCGGTGGACGGCCATCTACCGGGACTCGCCGCGCGAACTGCACACGGCGTACTCCCTGGAGTCCGTCCTGGACGAGGTCTGCTTCATCTTCGGGCCGATCCTGGCCATCGGACTCTCCACCACCTGGTTCCCCGAGGCGGGCCCGCTGGTCGCCGCGGTCTGCCTGCTGGTGGGCGTGTGGTGGCTGACCGCGCAGCGCGCCACCGAGCCGGCCCCGCACCCGCGCGGCGAGGACGCCGACCGGGCCTCGGCGCTGCGCTCCCCCGGACTCCAGGTGCTGGTGGCCACCTTCGTGGCCACCGGGGCCATCTTCGGCTCCATCGACGTGGTCACGCTGGCCTTCGCCGAGGAGCAGGGGCACAAGGCGTGGGCCAGCTTCATCCTCGCCGTCTGGGCGGTCGGTTCCTGCCTCGCCGGCATCGTCTTCGGCCTGCTGCACCTCAAGGGCAAGGCCGAACGCAGGTGGGTGCTGGGCATCTGTGCGATGGCCGTGAGTATGATCCCCCTCCTACTGGCCGGGAACCTTCCGTTTCTGGCCGTGGCGCTCTTCGTTTCGGGCCTCGCCATCGCTCCCACGATGATCACCACGATGGCCCTGATCGAGGCGCACGTACCACGCGCGAAGCTGACCGAGGGGATGACCTGGACGGGCACCGGGCTCGCGGTCGGGGTCGCGCTCGGGTCCTCCGTGGCCGGCTGGGTCATCGACGCCGCCGGCGCGAAGACCGGGTACGTCGTCTCCATCTCGGCGGGGGCCGCCGCGGCGGCGGTTGCGTTCGCGGGTTACCGCCGGCTGACGAGGCCGGCGCAAGGGGAGGAGCCTTCCAACGATGGCGACGACGGGGACAACAGGCAGCAGCGGGACACGGACCGCCGCGTGGCATAA
- a CDS encoding DUF4193 domain-containing protein: MATDYDTPRKTDDDVDNDSIEELKARRNEKSSSNVDLDEIDNAEGLDLPGADLSNEELAVRVLPKQADEFTCTSCFLVHHRSQLAREKNGQPICRECD; encoded by the coding sequence ATGGCAACGGACTACGACACCCCGCGCAAGACCGACGACGACGTAGACAACGACAGCATCGAAGAGCTGAAGGCTCGTCGCAACGAGAAGTCGTCCTCGAACGTCGACCTGGACGAAATCGACAACGCGGAGGGCCTCGACCTGCCCGGCGCAGACCTCTCCAACGAGGAACTGGCCGTACGGGTCCTGCCGAAGCAGGCCGACGAGTTCACCTGCACGAGCTGCTTCCTGGTGCACCACCGCAGCCAGCTGGCACGCGAGAAGAACGGTCAGCCGATCTGCCGCGAATGCGACTGA
- a CDS encoding sensor histidine kinase has product MAATPAPPAAPPKPTWDPGQPEGPFPWLRPTIRIRLTLLYGGMFLIAGILLLSIIYLLSAQALRQGNALPFTIVGGGPIQVTSSCPGVSGTGQMPDQFNAAINTCILEQRRHALDDLLSRSLMALMGLSIIAFAFGYAMAGRVLSPLGKITRTARRVVGSDLTRRIELDGPDDELKELADTFDEMLDRLERAFTAQQRFVANASHELRTPLAINRTLLEVHLSDPGAPVELQQLGKTLLATNERSEQLVEGLLLLARSDNQIIERKPVDLAEVASRALDQARGEAQAKGVEIRGERALAVVQGNGVLLERIALNLVQNAVRYNVPEGGWVEVTTEAVHGQAVLLVSNTGPVVPAYEVDNLFEPFRRLRTERTGSDKGVGLGLSIARSVARAHGGRIQAVPREGGGLVMRVTLPL; this is encoded by the coding sequence GTGGCCGCGACCCCGGCGCCACCGGCGGCGCCACCGAAACCGACCTGGGACCCCGGCCAGCCCGAGGGTCCCTTCCCTTGGCTGCGGCCGACCATCCGGATACGTCTCACGCTGCTGTACGGCGGGATGTTCCTGATCGCCGGCATCCTGCTGCTGTCGATCATCTACCTGCTGTCGGCGCAGGCGCTGCGGCAGGGCAACGCGCTGCCGTTCACGATCGTGGGCGGCGGCCCGATCCAGGTCACGAGCAGTTGTCCCGGCGTGAGCGGTACGGGCCAGATGCCCGACCAGTTCAACGCCGCGATCAACACGTGCATCCTCGAACAGCGCCGGCACGCGCTGGACGATCTGCTCAGCCGCTCGCTGATGGCGCTGATGGGCCTGAGCATCATCGCCTTCGCCTTCGGCTACGCGATGGCCGGCCGGGTGCTCTCGCCGCTCGGCAAGATCACCCGGACCGCCCGCCGGGTCGTCGGCTCCGACCTGACCCGGCGGATCGAGCTCGACGGCCCGGACGACGAGCTCAAGGAGCTCGCCGACACCTTCGACGAGATGCTCGACCGGCTGGAGCGGGCCTTCACGGCCCAGCAGCGGTTCGTGGCCAACGCCTCGCACGAGCTGCGGACCCCGCTGGCCATCAACCGGACGCTGCTGGAGGTGCACCTCTCCGATCCCGGGGCTCCAGTGGAGCTCCAGCAGCTCGGCAAGACCCTGCTCGCCACCAACGAACGCAGCGAGCAGCTGGTCGAGGGCCTGCTGCTGCTGGCCCGCAGCGACAACCAGATCATCGAGCGCAAGCCCGTGGACCTGGCGGAGGTGGCCTCGCGCGCCCTCGACCAGGCGCGCGGGGAGGCGCAGGCCAAGGGCGTGGAGATCCGCGGGGAGCGCGCGCTGGCCGTCGTCCAGGGCAACGGTGTGCTGCTGGAGCGGATCGCGCTCAACCTGGTGCAGAACGCCGTTCGCTACAACGTGCCCGAGGGCGGCTGGGTGGAGGTCACCACCGAGGCCGTGCACGGGCAGGCTGTCCTGCTGGTATCGAACACGGGTCCCGTGGTTCCCGCGTACGAGGTGGACAACCTCTTCGAGCCCTTCAGACGGCTGCGTACGGAGCGCACGGGCAGCGACAAGGGTGTCGGGCTCGGCCTCTCCATCGCGCGCTCCGTGGCGCGCGCACACGGCGGGAGGATCCAGGCGGTCCCGCGCGAGGGCGGTGGCCTCGTGATGCGTGTCACTCTGCCCTTGTGA
- a CDS encoding inositol monophosphatase family protein, translating into MISEELKTELLDVALEAAGRAGALLRDGRPADLAVASTKTSPIDVVTEMDIAAEKLITGILGERRPEDGLLGEEGSESVGTSGVRWVIDPLDGTVNYLYGLPTWGVSIAAEYRGRTVAGVVAAPMRGETYHAVLGRGAWLGGVRLACRPAAPLDQALIGTGFAYVQSRRAHQADVAQRIIPLVRDVRRGGSAAIDLCDVAAGRLDGYWERGLNPWDLAAGELIAREAGAVTGGRPGEPASGELALAATPAVFASLRPLLEEAGAWHD; encoded by the coding sequence GTGATCTCCGAAGAACTGAAGACCGAACTGCTGGACGTGGCCCTGGAGGCGGCCGGCCGGGCGGGCGCGCTGCTGAGGGACGGGCGGCCCGCCGATCTGGCGGTCGCCTCGACCAAGACGAGCCCGATCGACGTGGTGACCGAGATGGACATCGCGGCCGAGAAGCTGATCACCGGCATCCTCGGGGAGCGGCGGCCCGAGGACGGGCTGCTGGGCGAGGAGGGCTCCGAATCGGTGGGCACCAGCGGCGTGCGGTGGGTCATCGACCCGCTCGACGGCACGGTGAACTACCTCTACGGGCTGCCGACCTGGGGCGTGTCCATCGCGGCCGAGTACCGCGGCCGGACGGTGGCCGGGGTCGTGGCGGCGCCGATGCGCGGGGAGACGTACCACGCGGTGCTGGGCCGCGGGGCCTGGCTGGGCGGGGTCCGCCTCGCCTGCCGGCCGGCCGCCCCGCTGGACCAGGCGCTGATCGGCACCGGATTCGCGTACGTCCAGAGCCGCCGGGCGCACCAGGCCGACGTCGCGCAGCGGATCATCCCGCTGGTCCGGGACGTCCGGCGCGGCGGTTCGGCGGCGATCGACCTGTGCGACGTGGCCGCCGGACGGCTGGACGGGTACTGGGAGCGCGGGCTGAACCCCTGGGACCTGGCGGCGGGCGAGCTGATCGCGCGGGAGGCCGGCGCGGTCACGGGCGGCAGGCCCGGAGAGCCCGCCTCGGGCGAGCTCGCGCTGGCCGCGACCCCCGCGGTGTTCGCCTCGCTGCGGCCGCTGCTGGAGGAAGCCGGGGCCTGGCACGACTGA
- a CDS encoding response regulator transcription factor, whose product MRVLVVEDEQLLADAVATGLRREAMAVDVVYDGAAALERVGVNDYDVVVLDRDLPLVHGDDVCRKIVELGMPTRVLMLTASGDVSDRVEGLEIGADDYLPKPFAFTELTARVRALGRRTTVALPPVLERAGIKLDPNRREVFREGKEVQLAPKEFAVLEVLMRSEGTVVSAEQLLEKAWDENTDPFTNVVRVTVMTLRRKLGEPPVIVTVPGSGYRI is encoded by the coding sequence GTGCGCGTACTCGTCGTCGAGGACGAGCAGCTGCTCGCCGATGCGGTGGCCACCGGACTGCGCCGGGAGGCCATGGCCGTGGACGTCGTGTACGACGGCGCCGCGGCCCTGGAGCGCGTCGGAGTGAACGACTACGACGTGGTCGTGCTCGACCGGGATCTCCCGCTCGTGCACGGCGACGACGTGTGCCGGAAGATCGTGGAGCTCGGCATGCCCACCCGCGTGCTCATGCTGACGGCCTCCGGCGACGTGAGCGACCGGGTCGAGGGCCTGGAGATCGGGGCGGACGACTACCTGCCCAAGCCCTTCGCGTTCACCGAGCTCACCGCCCGGGTACGGGCCCTCGGCCGCCGGACCACGGTCGCGCTGCCCCCCGTGCTGGAGCGCGCCGGCATCAAGCTCGACCCGAACCGGCGCGAGGTGTTCCGCGAGGGCAAGGAGGTGCAGCTGGCGCCGAAGGAGTTCGCGGTGCTGGAGGTCCTCATGCGCAGCGAGGGCACGGTCGTGTCCGCCGAGCAGCTCCTGGAGAAGGCGTGGGACGAGAACACGGATCCCTTCACCAACGTGGTGCGCGTGACGGTGATGACGCTGCGCCGAAAGCTGGGGGAGCCGCCGGTCATCGTGACCGTCCCCGGTTCCGGCTACCGGATCTGA
- a CDS encoding ferrochelatase, translating to MSDQLRACAPGSAEGPAAPYDALLLLSFGGPEGPDDVVPFLENVTRGRGIPRERLKEVGQHYFGFGGVSPINGQNRELLDALRKDFAGHGLDLPVYWGNRNWAPYLNDVMREMAADGRRRIAVLATSAYASYSGCRQYRENLADALALLVEEGVAEADLPKVDKLRHYFNHPGFVQPMIDGVLASLASLPEEVRSGAHLAFTTHSIPNAAADTSGPVEDHTANGEGGAYVKQHLDVAKLIADAVRAETGTELPWELVYQSRSGAPHVPWLEPDICDHLEALHTAGAPAVVMVPIGFVSDHMEVLYDLDTEATAKAAELGLPVARSATVGADPRFAAAVRDLVLERAAAERGEAVERCALGLLGAGHDLCAVGCCPARGPRPAAAGVDSPYA from the coding sequence ATGTCTGACCAGCTCCGCGCCTGCGCCCCCGGCTCGGCCGAAGGCCCCGCCGCCCCCTACGACGCCCTCCTGCTGCTGTCCTTCGGCGGCCCCGAGGGGCCCGACGACGTCGTGCCGTTCCTGGAGAACGTCACGCGCGGGCGCGGCATCCCGCGCGAGCGGCTCAAGGAGGTCGGGCAGCACTACTTCGGCTTCGGCGGCGTCAGCCCGATCAACGGCCAGAACCGCGAGCTGCTGGACGCCCTGCGCAAGGACTTCGCCGGGCACGGGCTGGACCTGCCGGTCTACTGGGGCAACCGCAACTGGGCCCCGTACCTGAACGACGTGATGCGCGAGATGGCCGCCGACGGGCGCCGCCGCATCGCCGTGCTCGCGACCAGCGCCTACGCCTCGTACTCGGGCTGCCGGCAGTACCGCGAGAACCTCGCGGACGCGCTCGCGCTGCTGGTCGAGGAGGGCGTGGCCGAGGCCGACCTGCCGAAGGTCGACAAGCTGCGGCACTACTTCAACCACCCCGGCTTCGTGCAGCCCATGATCGACGGGGTGCTCGCCTCCCTGGCCTCGCTGCCCGAGGAGGTCCGCTCCGGCGCGCACCTGGCCTTCACCACGCACTCCATCCCGAACGCGGCCGCGGACACCTCCGGCCCGGTCGAGGACCACACCGCGAACGGCGAGGGCGGGGCCTACGTCAAGCAGCACCTGGACGTCGCGAAGCTGATCGCCGACGCGGTCCGCGCCGAGACCGGCACCGAGCTGCCCTGGGAGCTCGTCTACCAGTCGCGCAGCGGCGCCCCGCACGTCCCGTGGCTGGAGCCGGACATCTGCGACCACCTGGAGGCCCTGCACACGGCGGGCGCCCCGGCGGTGGTCATGGTGCCGATCGGCTTCGTCTCGGACCACATGGAGGTGCTGTACGACCTCGACACGGAGGCGACGGCGAAGGCCGCCGAGCTGGGGCTGCCCGTCGCCCGCTCGGCCACGGTCGGCGCCGACCCCCGGTTCGCGGCGGCGGTACGGGACCTCGTGCTGGAGCGGGCCGCGGCGGAACGCGGGGAGGCCGTGGAGCGTTGCGCGCTCGGGCTGCTCGGAGCCGGCCACGACCTGTGCGCGGTGGGCTGCTGCCCGGCGCGCGGACCCCGGCCGGCGGCCGCGGGCGTGGACAGCCCCTACGCGTAG
- a CDS encoding DUF3710 domain-containing protein, translating to MFGRRKKNDSVKDGGAAEQVVDGVGADEQDGTENDAVQPRRVNLPPAPRPDGPWDISEVPGNPEEGRVDLGGILVPGVEGMELRVEVAGDAIVAATVVLGDSAVQLQAFAAPRKEGIWGEVREEIAEGITKQGGIIDEVEGPLGWELRAQVPVPLPDGQTGAQLVRFVGVDGPRWFLRGVISGQGAVRPESAGVLERIFLDTVVVRGEGPMAPRDPIVLKLPNDAQMVPDGVQTDDAGDQEGSRFGGGMGQLERGPEITEVR from the coding sequence GTGTTCGGACGTCGCAAGAAGAACGACTCCGTCAAGGACGGCGGCGCGGCCGAGCAGGTCGTCGACGGCGTCGGTGCCGATGAGCAGGACGGCACGGAGAACGACGCGGTCCAGCCGCGCAGGGTGAACCTGCCGCCGGCCCCGCGTCCCGACGGCCCGTGGGACATCTCCGAGGTCCCCGGCAACCCCGAGGAAGGCCGGGTCGACCTCGGCGGCATCCTCGTACCGGGTGTCGAGGGCATGGAGCTGCGGGTCGAGGTCGCCGGGGACGCGATCGTCGCCGCGACCGTGGTGCTCGGCGACAGTGCCGTGCAGCTGCAGGCCTTCGCCGCGCCCCGCAAGGAAGGCATCTGGGGCGAGGTCCGTGAGGAGATCGCCGAGGGCATCACCAAGCAGGGCGGCATCATCGACGAGGTCGAGGGTCCGCTGGGCTGGGAGCTGCGCGCGCAGGTCCCCGTACCGCTCCCGGACGGGCAGACCGGCGCCCAGCTGGTCCGCTTCGTCGGGGTGGACGGCCCGCGCTGGTTCCTGCGCGGTGTCATCTCCGGCCAGGGCGCGGTGCGTCCGGAGTCGGCCGGGGTGCTGGAGCGGATCTTCCTGGACACCGTCGTGGTCCGCGGCGAGGGCCCGATGGCCCCGCGCGACCCGATCGTCCTGAAGCTGCCGAACGACGCGCAGATGGTGCCGGACGGCGTGCAGACCGACGACGCCGGTGACCAGGAGGGCTCCCGCTTCGGCGGTGGCATGGGCCAGCTGGAGCGCGGTCCGGAGATCACCGAGGTCCGCTGA
- the dut gene encoding dUTP diphosphatase yields MSDNNTGVDVAIRRVDPEVPIPAYGHPGDAGCDLVTTVAAELEPGERTVLPTGISIALPEGYAAFVHPRSGLAARCGLALVNAPGTVDAGYRGEIKVIVVNLDPRESVRFERFDRIAQLVVQRVEQVRFREVAQLPDSARAEGGFGSTGGHAAVAGSGAGQQGGNGYASVVSDREGQ; encoded by the coding sequence ATGTCTGACAACAACACCGGCGTGGACGTGGCCATCCGGCGCGTCGACCCGGAGGTGCCGATTCCGGCCTACGGGCACCCCGGCGACGCCGGCTGCGATCTGGTCACCACCGTGGCCGCGGAGCTGGAGCCGGGGGAGCGGACGGTCCTGCCCACCGGGATCTCCATCGCGCTGCCCGAGGGGTACGCCGCCTTCGTGCACCCGCGCTCGGGCCTGGCCGCACGCTGCGGGCTCGCACTCGTGAATGCCCCCGGGACGGTGGATGCCGGGTACCGTGGGGAGATCAAGGTGATCGTGGTCAACCTCGACCCTCGCGAGAGCGTCAGGTTCGAGCGTTTCGACCGCATTGCCCAGCTGGTTGTCCAGCGAGTCGAGCAGGTGCGCTTCCGCGAGGTGGCGCAGCTTCCCGACTCGGCGCGGGCCGAGGGGGGTTTCGGCTCCACCGGTGGTCATGCGGCCGTGGCCGGATCCGGCGCTGGTCAGCAGGGTGGGAATGGCTACGCTTCGGTCGTATCCGACCGGGAAGGACAGTGA
- a CDS encoding DUF3093 domain-containing protein codes for MQPSPAHHDERLTAPRSWWAVVALAGLACALMLFPLGTLPLLAGLVGGTALTGLMVSSYGSQRVRVVGGALAAGEARIPVAALGDPEVLDEEEARAWRTYKADTRAFMLMRSYVPTAVRVEVTDPADPTPYVYVSTREPRALVAAIRAAQGRD; via the coding sequence ATGCAGCCCTCCCCCGCGCACCACGACGAACGCCTGACAGCCCCCCGTTCCTGGTGGGCCGTCGTCGCCCTCGCCGGCCTGGCCTGCGCGCTGATGCTGTTCCCGCTGGGCACGCTGCCGCTGCTGGCCGGGCTGGTCGGGGGCACCGCGCTGACGGGGCTGATGGTGAGTTCGTACGGTTCCCAGCGGGTGCGCGTGGTGGGCGGCGCGCTGGCCGCCGGGGAGGCCAGGATCCCGGTGGCCGCGCTCGGCGACCCGGAGGTGCTGGACGAGGAGGAGGCCCGCGCCTGGCGCACGTACAAGGCCGACACCCGCGCCTTCATGCTGATGCGCAGCTACGTGCCGACGGCGGTGCGCGTCGAGGTGACCGACCCGGCCGACCCGACCCCGTACGTCTACGTCTCCACCCGCGAGCCGCGGGCCCTGGTGGCGGCCATCCGCGCGGCGCAGGGCCGGGACTGA